The Spirochaetota bacterium genomic sequence TAGGAGTCGAGGGTCGCGAAGAGACGGTCCTCTACAAAGAGATCATCCTTTGCCAGGCGGTTAATGACCGTTGACTTGCCTGCGTTGGTGTATCCCACCACGGCCCCCACCAGCTCGTTCCGCCGTCCCTTGCGCATGGTTTCGCGGTGTCTCCGTATCTTTTCCAGCTTGCGGTTGAGACTCGATATTCGACGGAGGATGTGGCGACGGTCGGTTTCCAGCATCTTTTCGCCGGGTCCCCTGGTGCCGATGCCGCCGCCGAGACGCGACAGCACGCCGCCGAGGCCCTTGAGGCGCGGCAGGATATACTTGAGCTGAGCCAGCTCCACCTGGATCTTCGATTCCGTGCTGCGTGCCCTGCGGGCGAATATGTCCATGATGATCTCGTTCCGTCCGATGACGCGGCACTTCAGGCGCTCCTCCAGGTTCCGGACCTGGGCCGGCCTGATGGTGTTAAGGTCGAACACGATGAGGCGGATCTTTTTTTCGGCTATTATTTTCTCTATTTCCGAGAGATATCCCTTGCCTACGATATACGTCGGATCGATGGCGTCGCGGTTCACGATCTGCCTGCCTGCCACGACGGCCCCGGCGGTCTTTACCAGGAGAACCAGCTCGTCGAGGGAATGCTCCAGGTATTCGTTATCGGCGCCCCGCAGGCGTATACCGAACAGGAGTGCGCGCTCATCTTTAGATGAAGGGATCCTATTTACTGATGCATCCATCGAGGACTATTCTGCAGCCTTTCACAATATTGTTCTTCCTGAACCATCCCTGGTTTACCTCCAGGGCGTACCGCGCGGGCATGGCCGACGGGTATGTGACCGATGTATCCAGGGGCTTCATGTCGTATATCTCGTTGATAACTCCCGTTGAGCTGATATAGGCTATGCTCAGTGGAATGAAAGTGTTTTTCATCCAGAAATTATGCCTGCTCTCACGGTCGAACACGAAAAGCATGCCCCTCCCCTGGGTCATCTCCCTGCGGTTCATGAGGCCCTTTGTCCTCAGCGGTTCCGTGTCGGCAATTTCCACAATCAGGGGAACCTGCCTGCCCTGGGTATCGATGATCATTAACTTGAAGGGCTCCTTCGCCGCAAGGGTGGGTACGGTAACGCCTGAAATGATAATTAATAATAGTATGAATATCGTTCGCCCTGATCCACTCATATATGCTCCTTC encodes the following:
- a CDS encoding DUF192 domain-containing protein, which gives rise to MSGSGRTIFILLLIIISGVTVPTLAAKEPFKLMIIDTQGRQVPLIVEIADTEPLRTKGLMNRREMTQGRGMLFVFDRESRHNFWMKNTFIPLSIAYISSTGVINEIYDMKPLDTSVTYPSAMPARYALEVNQGWFRKNNIVKGCRIVLDGCISK
- the hflX gene encoding GTPase HflX gives rise to the protein MDASVNRIPSSKDERALLFGIRLRGADNEYLEHSLDELVLLVKTAGAVVAGRQIVNRDAIDPTYIVGKGYLSEIEKIIAEKKIRLIVFDLNTIRPAQVRNLEERLKCRVIGRNEIIMDIFARRARSTESKIQVELAQLKYILPRLKGLGGVLSRLGGGIGTRGPGEKMLETDRRHILRRISSLNRKLEKIRRHRETMRKGRRNELVGAVVGYTNAGKSTVINRLAKDDLFVEDRLFATLDSYTRTVYLGEGRKCLIVDTVGFIRNLPANLVESFRSTLEEILNADFLVHIIDISSHEITSNIRTVNQEIYELGGADKKVIQFFNKADLLDDEAIANRMGNNYPGAIIGSAAQGTGLEELKQRMMEIYENRMVKGDQNRPESTTAHAGGI